From one Humulus lupulus chromosome 8, drHumLupu1.1, whole genome shotgun sequence genomic stretch:
- the LOC133797155 gene encoding zinc finger CCCH domain-containing protein 20 produces the protein MMLGETHRPNPTIHVPPWDLTVDDPTAEMYSPFPLSGVSINSDCNGGDYSPYYLHEALSALSPYLQSANDMDADSDDDVSGRESDAPVDAYSCDHFRMFEFKVRRCARGRSHDWTECPYAHPGEKARRRDPRKFHYSGTACPDFRKGHCKKGDSCEFAHGVFECWLHPARYRTQPCKDGTNCRRRVCFFAHTPDQLRVLPQQSPKGSNAAESYDGSPLRQAIEASCVKTLPFLSPPTSISPPATPQADSPPMSPMAHVLSRSLGSSSINEMVASLRDLRLGKVKSLPSSWSNTQKGSPGFGSPRGSILRPGFCSLPTTPTRAPTRPSYLDFCDLEEEPAMERVESGRDIRAKMFEKLSKENSLNRVDPNPNPSVGAPDVGWVSELVK, from the coding sequence ATGATGCTCGGCGAAACCCACCGCCCAAATCCAACAATCCATGTCCCTCCATGGGATCTAACCGTCGATGATCCAACGGCTGAGATGTACTCGCCATTTCCCTTGAGCGGCGTCTCTATTAACTCCGACTGTAATGGTGGTGATTACTCTCCGTACTATCTTCATGAAGCTCTGTCAGCGCTGAGTCCTTACTTACAGTCGGCGAACGACATGGATGCCGACTCTGATGATGACGTTTCGGGTCGGGAATCGGATGCTCCGGTTGACGCGTACTCGTGCGATCATTTCAGGATGTTTGAGTTCAAGGTTCGACGTTGTGCCCGGGGGAGGTCACATGACTGGACAGAGTGTCCTTACGCTCATCCTGGTGAGAAGGCTCGCCGTAGGGATCCCAGGAAGTTTCACTATTCAGGTACGGCTTGTCCTGATTTTAGAAAGGGTCATTGTAAGAAGGGTGACTCGTGTGAGTTTGCTCATGGGGTTTTTGAGTGCTGGCTTCATCCCGCTCGGTACCGGACTCAGCCATGCAAGGACGGTACCAATTGCAGGAGGAGGGTCTGTTTCTTTGCCCACACACCGGACCAACTGAGAGTCTTGCCACAGCAGAGTCCCAAAGGTTCGAACGCGGCTGAGTCGTACGACGGTTCGCCTCTTAGGCAGGCGATCGAGGCTTCATGCGTGAAAACGCTGCCGTTTCTCTCTCCTCCGACGTCTATTTCGCCGCCGGCAACACCTCAGGCGGATTCTCCACCTATGTCGCCTATGGCACATGTTTTGAGTCGTTCTCTTGGTTCGAGCTCGATCAATGAAATGGTGGCCTCGCTGAGGGACCTGCGACTTGGTAAGGTCAAGTCTCTACCCTCTTCCTGGAGCAACACTCAAAAGGGTTCTCCCGGGTTCGGGTCACCCAGAGGGTCAATTCTACGACCCGGTTTTTGTAGCCTGCCCACAACTCCTACCCGAGCCCCAACCCGTCCTAGCTATCTGGATTTCTGTGACCTGGAAGAGGAACCGGCTATGGAGAGGGTGGAGTCCGGCAGAGACATTCGTGCAAAAATGTTCGAGAAACTCAGCAAGGAGAATTCTCTCAATCGGGTCGACCCGAATCCTAATCCATCTGTTGGTGCTCCCGATGTCGGGTGGGTCTCGGAGCTAgtcaagtaa